Genomic DNA from Desulfuromonas versatilis:
CGCAGTTTCGGATACTTCGCGCTTGGTGACCACCGCCACACTGCCGTGACCGGCCACCTTCAACGCATAAGAAAGTCCGGCGATACCGCTGCCGATGACCAGAAAATCCGCCGTAATCTTCATCTTCCGGGCCTCAGGGTTGGAGCGGACCGGACCTGTTCCGGGAGAAACCGTTGGCGTTTCGCGCCGGTGGGCAAAATTGGTCCATAGTCTGCATGAAATTTGGATGAGCGAGTCATTATCGGCGGGCGGCAAGTGGATGTCAAGGCTTTTGCCCGCCTAAATAGGTTGAAATACAACACCTTTTGGGTTATATTGCTCAACTGGATGCCAACGGAACGAGTCATGACCGAATGCCGTAAACACCACCTGCCGAGACTTTTTTCGCCGCTTTTCTTGGCGGCGCTCCTGGTTCTGCCGGCCCTTGGGCACGCTGATATCTACAAGTACGTCGACGAAAAGGGCGTCGTCCACTTCACCAACATCCCTACCGGAACCCAGTACGCCTTTTACATGAAGGAGTCGGTGGTCAGCGAGGCTCCCACCAGCAATAACGGGTCGCTCTCCGACCTGATCAGTCATTACGCCGACATGTTCGGCCTGGAGGCGGCACTGGTGCAGGCCGTCATCAAGGTCGAGAGCAATTATAACCCCAATGTGGTTTCCACCAAAGGGGCCCAGGGGCTGATGCAGCTGATCCCGGAAACCGCCCAGGACATGCAGGTGCGCAACCCCTTTAATCCCGAGGAAAACATCCGCGGCGGCAGCCGCTACCTGCGGCTGATGCTGGATCAGTTCAACGGCAATCTCGACCTGGCCCTGGCCGCCTACAATGCCGGGCCCGGCTCGGTCCAACGCTACGGCGGCATCCCCCCCTTCGACGAAACCCGCAACTACATCCAGCGGGTAAAGAAGCACCTCGACCGCTACCGGCAGGGCAAGGACCCGATCCTATGAACCTGCGCTCCGGGCGCCTGAATCTACCCAACATGCTGACCCTGGGGCGGGTCGCGGCGATCCCCGTGCTGGTCATCCTCATGCTCTTCGATAGCCGCGAGGCCGGCTTCTGGGCGGCCGTGGTGTTCGGGCTGGCCTCGCTCACCGACTGGCTCGACGGCTACCTGGCGCGCAAGTGGGAAATCGTCACCGTTCTCGGCAAATTCCTCGACCCCCTGGCCGACAAGCTGCTGGTCATGGCGGCGCTGATCATGCTGATCCCCATGGGCCGGGTGCCTGCCTGGGCGGTCTTTCTCATCCTGGCCCGGGAAATCACCATCACCGGGCTGCGCTCCATCGCCTCCAGCGAGGGGATCGTCATTGCCGCCAGCGACCTGGGCAAGTTCAAAACCATCTTCCAGATGACCGCCATCCCCGGTTTGCTGCTGCATTACGACTATTACTGGCTGTTCGGTCTGCGCTGGGAACTCTTCCATGTCAACATGCACAATTTCGGGATTTTCTTCTTCTGGGTCGCCTTCGTCATGACCATG
This window encodes:
- a CDS encoding lytic transglycosylase domain-containing protein; this translates as MTECRKHHLPRLFSPLFLAALLVLPALGHADIYKYVDEKGVVHFTNIPTGTQYAFYMKESVVSEAPTSNNGSLSDLISHYADMFGLEAALVQAVIKVESNYNPNVVSTKGAQGLMQLIPETAQDMQVRNPFNPEENIRGGSRYLRLMLDQFNGNLDLALAAYNAGPGSVQRYGGIPPFDETRNYIQRVKKHLDRYRQGKDPIL
- the pgsA gene encoding CDP-diacylglycerol--glycerol-3-phosphate 3-phosphatidyltransferase is translated as MNLRSGRLNLPNMLTLGRVAAIPVLVILMLFDSREAGFWAAVVFGLASLTDWLDGYLARKWEIVTVLGKFLDPLADKLLVMAALIMLIPMGRVPAWAVFLILAREITITGLRSIASSEGIVIAASDLGKFKTIFQMTAIPGLLLHYDYYWLFGLRWELFHVNMHNFGIFFFWVAFVMTMWSGGDYLVKFFRVISR